The following are from one region of the Nitrospirota bacterium genome:
- a CDS encoding response regulator translates to MKARPIILVVDDQLQNIKLLEGLLVRQGYEIIQAESGEEALEKLSNNQIDLVLLDVKMPGMSGFEVLLKLRADKKIQRIPVVMITAHNEKEARVKALESGCDDFISKPFDHYELLARVKSLLRIKFLHDEVHESRDFAESVINTVREPLISLDQDLRVVTVSRSFYEFFKVKPEETVGQLIYDLGNKQWDIPKLRDLLETILPQKATFDNYEVEHDFATIGRRVMLLNARQIERGQGKERIILLVIEDITERKKTEQEREKLISELKDALDKVQQLSGMLPICASCKKIRDDKGYWKQIESYITEHSEAVFSHGLCPDCGKKAYEELERFKNEKNLE, encoded by the coding sequence ATGAAAGCCAGGCCAATAATATTAGTTGTCGATGACCAGCTCCAGAACATTAAACTTCTCGAAGGACTTCTTGTCAGGCAGGGGTATGAAATTATCCAGGCGGAAAGCGGTGAAGAAGCGCTGGAAAAACTTTCCAATAATCAAATCGATCTGGTCCTGCTGGACGTAAAGATGCCCGGGATGTCCGGCTTCGAAGTACTGTTGAAATTGCGGGCCGATAAAAAGATACAGCGTATCCCGGTAGTTATGATCACGGCGCATAATGAGAAAGAAGCCAGGGTAAAAGCCCTTGAATCAGGATGCGATGATTTTATCTCCAAGCCTTTTGATCACTATGAGCTTTTAGCCAGGGTAAAGTCGCTTCTCAGAATAAAGTTTCTGCATGACGAAGTACATGAATCCCGCGACTTCGCCGAGAGCGTCATCAACACCGTGCGTGAACCCCTGATCTCTCTGGATCAAGATCTCAGGGTGGTCACGGTCAGCCGTTCTTTTTACGAATTCTTCAAGGTAAAGCCGGAAGAGACCGTGGGGCAGCTTATTTATGATCTGGGCAATAAACAGTGGGATATCCCCAAGCTGCGGGATTTGCTGGAAACCATCCTTCCCCAAAAAGCAACCTTTGACAACTATGAGGTTGAACACGATTTTGCCACCATCGGCAGGCGCGTAATGCTTTTGAATGCGCGGCAGATTGAACGAGGGCAGGGGAAGGAGCGGATCATCCTCCTTGTCATTGAGGACATCACCGAGCGCAAGAAAACCGAGCAAGAGCGGGAAAAACTTATCAGCGAGCTTAAAGATGCCCTTGACAAGGTACAGCAGTTAAGCGGGATGCTGCCGATATGCGCTTCATGCAAAAAAATAAGGGACGACAAAGGGTACTGGAAGCAGATTGAATCGTATATAACCGAGCATTCCGAGGCTGTGTTCAGTCATGGCCTCTGCCCTGATTGCGGGAAAAAGGCGTATGAGGAATTAGAGAGATTTAAAAATGAAAAAAACCTGGAATAG
- a CDS encoding YihY/virulence factor BrkB family protein yields MTITRNRHEKINLSTFLFHPRQIWVLIRKSAGAWVDDYAPSMGAALAYYTLFAIAPLLIIAIAAAGLVFGREAARGEIVSQIQGLIGREGAIAVQGLLKSTHEPAQNLFATVVSIITLIIGATTVFAELQSDLDRIWRVPAPAKENGIWILLRTHLLSFGLVLGLGFLLLVSLLVSASIAAFGKWSSGFFEGWEALLFSLNFIISFVITMLLFAMIYKFMPRARIAWRDVWIGAAVTAFLFEIGKFLIGLYLGKTSVASGFGAAGSLVVLLVWVYFSAQIFLLGAEFTWVYSHEYGSKADQTGQKSVLAVPSRSDGAAAAADVEVSRGRKKRVTNTEEI; encoded by the coding sequence ATGACCATAACAAGGAACAGGCACGAGAAAATAAATCTGTCCACTTTTTTATTTCATCCCAGGCAGATCTGGGTCCTGATCAGGAAATCCGCAGGGGCGTGGGTGGACGATTACGCCCCGAGCATGGGCGCCGCGCTTGCCTACTATACGTTGTTCGCGATTGCCCCGTTGCTCATAATCGCCATCGCGGCGGCCGGCCTTGTTTTTGGCCGGGAAGCAGCCCGCGGAGAGATCGTCTCGCAGATACAAGGCCTTATTGGACGGGAAGGCGCAATCGCGGTGCAGGGTCTGCTGAAAAGCACTCATGAGCCGGCTCAGAATCTCTTTGCGACGGTGGTCAGCATCATTACGCTGATCATTGGGGCAACGACGGTGTTCGCTGAATTGCAAAGCGACCTTGACCGCATCTGGCGTGTTCCCGCCCCCGCGAAAGAGAACGGCATATGGATTCTGCTGCGCACGCACTTGCTTTCTTTCGGCCTGGTGCTGGGACTGGGATTTCTTCTGCTGGTCTCGCTCCTGGTCAGTGCCTCGATCGCCGCGTTCGGCAAATGGAGCAGCGGGTTTTTCGAAGGCTGGGAAGCGCTTCTTTTTTCGCTTAATTTCATCATCTCTTTCGTTATTACGATGTTACTCTTTGCGATGATCTACAAATTTATGCCGCGGGCGAGAATCGCCTGGCGGGACGTGTGGATCGGCGCGGCAGTAACCGCGTTCTTGTTCGAGATCGGCAAATTTCTCATCGGCCTTTATCTGGGCAAAACCAGCGTGGCGTCCGGCTTCGGCGCCGCAGGTTCGCTGGTTGTTCTGCTGGTGTGGGTCTATTTCTCGGCGCAGATCTTCCTGCTCGGAGCGGAGTTTACCTGGGTATACTCGCACGAGTATGGTTCGAAAGCGGATCAAACCGGGCAGAAATCGGTTTTGGCGGTGCCCAGTCGTTCGGACGGAGCCGCTGCCGCAGCGGATGTCGAAGTAAGCCGAGGGAGGAAGAAAAGAGTCACAAATACGGAGGAAATATGA
- a CDS encoding B12-binding domain-containing radical SAM protein, which translates to MKALLIYPEFPDTFWSFRYALKFIRKKASSPPLGLLTIAAMLPAAWEQRLVDMNVERLDDGDLSWADLVFVSAMSVQKESVQGVIARCKAAGVTTVAGGPLFTNAPEAFGTVDHLVLNEAEITLPRFLEDLHNGVAGRFYTTDQDQWAEIRKTPIPLWGLVNMKHYASINIQYSRGCPFNCEFCDITLLCGRTPRTKDKDQIIRELESVYASGFRGQVFFVDDNFIGNKKKLKEEVLPAIIEWMELRRHPFSFNTQASIELSDHKDLMEMMVKAGFDVVFVGIETPHEQSLAECGKFQNKNRDLLASVRNIQKAGLEVQGGFIVGFDNDPLTIFDTQIRFIQASGVATAMVGILIALPRTKLYERLKKEGRLREETSGNNTDFETNFVPRMDYDLLISGYKKVLGTLYAPKYYYKRVRTFLREYVPHKEKKMPFRFRPNYLAAFIRSVIVLGIIEKERFHYWGLLFWTLFSRPRLFPQAVTLSIYGFHFRKVFEKRMG; encoded by the coding sequence ATGAAAGCACTGCTCATTTACCCCGAATTCCCGGATACCTTCTGGAGTTTCAGGTATGCCCTGAAGTTCATACGCAAAAAGGCGAGCAGTCCGCCCCTTGGATTGTTGACCATCGCGGCGATGCTTCCCGCGGCGTGGGAGCAAAGACTGGTCGATATGAACGTGGAACGCCTGGATGACGGGGACCTGAGCTGGGCCGACCTCGTTTTTGTGAGCGCGATGTCTGTTCAGAAAGAATCGGTACAGGGCGTGATCGCCAGATGCAAGGCAGCCGGCGTCACAACCGTCGCGGGTGGTCCTCTTTTCACGAACGCACCTGAGGCGTTCGGGACGGTGGACCATCTGGTGCTGAACGAGGCCGAAATCACCCTGCCGCGCTTTCTGGAGGACCTCCACAATGGCGTTGCCGGCCGTTTTTATACGACTGATCAGGACCAGTGGGCGGAGATACGGAAGACACCCATCCCGCTCTGGGGGCTTGTCAATATGAAGCACTATGCCTCGATCAATATCCAGTATTCCCGGGGCTGCCCCTTCAACTGCGAATTTTGCGACATTACCCTGCTCTGCGGCCGCACGCCGCGCACCAAGGACAAAGACCAGATCATCAGGGAGCTCGAGAGTGTTTACGCGTCAGGGTTCAGGGGCCAGGTCTTCTTTGTTGACGACAATTTCATCGGGAACAAGAAAAAACTGAAGGAGGAGGTCCTTCCCGCCATCATCGAATGGATGGAGCTGAGGAGGCATCCCTTCTCCTTTAATACGCAGGCATCCATAGAGCTGTCAGATCATAAAGACCTCATGGAGATGATGGTCAAGGCGGGATTCGATGTCGTTTTCGTAGGCATCGAGACCCCCCATGAGCAGAGCCTGGCGGAATGCGGCAAATTCCAGAACAAAAACCGCGATCTTCTCGCAAGCGTCAGGAATATTCAGAAGGCCGGCCTCGAGGTGCAGGGAGGATTCATCGTCGGTTTCGACAACGACCCTCTTACGATCTTCGACACCCAGATCAGGTTCATCCAGGCGAGCGGTGTCGCCACGGCCATGGTCGGCATTCTCATCGCCCTCCCGCGCACGAAGCTCTACGAGCGGCTCAAAAAGGAGGGGCGGCTGCGGGAAGAGACCTCGGGCAACAATACGGATTTCGAGACCAATTTTGTCCCGAGGATGGACTATGACCTGCTGATCAGCGGCTACAAAAAGGTCCTCGGCACCCTGTATGCGCCAAAGTACTACTATAAAAGGGTCAGGACCTTTCTGCGGGAGTATGTCCCCCACAAAGAAAAAAAGATGCCCTTTCGATTTCGGCCCAACTACCTTGCCGCATTCATCAGGTCTGTCATTGTTCTGGGGATCATCGAAAAAGAGAGGTTCCATTATTGGGGGCTCCTGTTCTGGACCCTGTTCAGCCGTCCCCGACTCTTTCCCCAGGCCGTTACCCTCTCGATCTATGGTTTTCATTTTCGAAAGGTTTTTGAGAAACGCATGGGTTGA
- the clsB gene encoding cardiolipin synthase ClsB: protein MSHGKRHRRNLYQAIFPASLSRFIPGNQVTLIQNGEAYFPAIEAAFDRARHEIILETYIYENDATGQRIADALKRAALRGVSVTVLIDGYGSKDLPRSMLDRLRADGVKALIYRAKISPWTFRRVRLRRMHRKIVVVDREIAFVGGVNIIDDRETTSDMPPRYDYAVAVEGPLVDVIRLSAQRLWSIAAWSYFRKGTVRGGALPVSTSAGGNMSAAFLVRDNFRHRRDIETAYMRALEQAESEIILAHAYFLPGLNFRHALINAAGRGVRVVLLLQGRVEYRLQHYASRALYGTFLDAGIEIYEYRRSFLHAKVAVIDGHWATVGSSNIDPFSLLLSREANIAVDDKEFGMTLAQSLKQTMETDSLRILRDNWKQQPAYFRFMSWLSYGLLRLMMGISGYARENSRTKSE, encoded by the coding sequence ATGTCACACGGGAAACGACATCGCCGTAATTTGTATCAAGCTATCTTCCCCGCGAGCTTGTCCCGCTTTATTCCGGGAAATCAGGTCACCCTGATACAGAACGGAGAAGCCTATTTCCCCGCCATCGAAGCGGCGTTCGATCGGGCAAGGCATGAAATAATTCTTGAAACGTATATTTACGAAAATGACGCCACCGGACAACGGATTGCGGACGCGCTGAAGCGGGCTGCCCTGCGCGGCGTAAGCGTCACTGTGCTGATCGACGGCTACGGGTCCAAGGATCTGCCGCGGAGCATGCTGGACCGCTTGCGGGCGGACGGGGTAAAGGCGCTAATCTATCGGGCCAAGATATCTCCCTGGACATTTCGGCGCGTGCGCCTGCGCCGAATGCACCGGAAAATCGTGGTTGTGGACCGTGAGATCGCCTTTGTCGGGGGGGTCAACATTATTGATGACAGGGAAACGACAAGCGATATGCCCCCTCGCTATGACTATGCGGTTGCCGTGGAGGGTCCACTGGTGGATGTGATCCGCCTTTCCGCCCAGCGCCTGTGGTCAATTGCGGCGTGGAGTTATTTTCGCAAAGGGACGGTCCGGGGCGGGGCACTGCCTGTTTCAACTTCCGCCGGGGGGAATATGAGCGCGGCATTCCTGGTACGGGACAATTTCCGCCATCGCCGGGACATTGAAACGGCGTATATGCGGGCGCTCGAACAGGCTGAGTCCGAGATCATTCTTGCCCATGCATACTTTTTACCGGGGCTTAATTTTCGTCATGCGCTTATCAATGCGGCCGGGCGCGGCGTACGGGTGGTTTTGCTGCTGCAGGGGAGGGTGGAATATCGTCTCCAGCATTATGCCTCGCGGGCGCTCTACGGCACTTTCCTGGATGCGGGAATCGAAATTTACGAATACCGCAGGAGCTTCCTGCACGCCAAAGTGGCGGTAATCGACGGCCATTGGGCGACGGTGGGGTCTTCGAATATCGATCCGTTCAGCCTGCTGCTTTCACGCGAAGCGAATATTGCCGTTGACGACAAAGAATTCGGCATGACCCTGGCGCAAAGCCTGAAACAGACCATGGAGACCGATAGCCTGCGGATCTTAAGGGACAACTGGAAACAGCAGCCCGCTTATTTCCGGTTCATGAGCTGGCTCAGTTATGGTTTGCTGCGATTGATGATGGGAATCAGCGGATATGCCCGTGAAAATAGCCGGACCAAGAGCGAATGA
- a CDS encoding chemotaxis protein CheB, with amino-acid sequence MTSKSVAQDFPVVCVGGSAGSLDAYTRLLKHLPADMGVAIVIVNHLRTVATLLHEILPRFTTMPVELITERLLIEPNHVFIIPEQRDLHVLDGEFRLKPLSKPRGWPDVITIFLRSLTQHWDGKLVAVIVSGYDGDGAAAMCGIQQVGGITIAQKPDTAGQPDMPESAIESGCIDFVLSPENIAREIVKIARAE; translated from the coding sequence ATGACATCGAAGAGTGTTGCACAAGACTTTCCTGTTGTTTGCGTGGGCGGTTCGGCCGGCAGCCTCGACGCCTATACCCGGTTACTAAAACATCTGCCGGCCGATATGGGCGTTGCCATCGTCATCGTGAATCACCTGAGGACCGTAGCCACCCTGCTCCACGAGATCCTCCCGCGCTTCACAACAATGCCGGTCGAGCTGATCACGGAAAGATTGCTCATCGAGCCCAACCATGTATTCATCATCCCGGAACAGCGTGATCTGCATGTTCTTGATGGAGAGTTCCGTCTCAAGCCGTTATCAAAGCCGAGGGGATGGCCCGACGTGATCACGATTTTTCTGCGCTCCCTGACTCAGCACTGGGACGGCAAACTTGTCGCGGTCATTGTCTCCGGCTATGATGGTGACGGGGCGGCGGCGATGTGCGGCATACAGCAGGTGGGGGGCATCACCATCGCGCAAAAGCCCGACACAGCCGGGCAGCCGGATATGCCTGAAAGCGCAATAGAAAGCGGGTGTATAGATTTTGTTCTTTCACCTGAGAATATCGCCCGGGAAATTGTAAAAATTGCGCGCGCTGAGTGA
- a CDS encoding DUF3108 domain-containing protein, producing MNATKKQCRLKRMRRPVAMWLLALGLLLLPGIIRAEEQTGVSSPPRIEALQPGEILTYDISWSKIVTAGTAVMEIKEKTLLDGKQALSFIATTHSAGLVDKFYPVNDKLESVFDPVVMQSITFSLNESHGKKKRRRELVFDQAHKTVLSTVNDNPPETLTIEAQTQDALSSLYYLRTRDDFIVGKAIIIQVHDSGKNWAVEVQTLGREKVKTPAGEFATIKVRTFPKYEGVFMNKGEIFIWLTDDKRKTPVLMKSTIAIGSIVSTLTKREPGKDAK from the coding sequence ATGAATGCGACGAAGAAACAGTGCCGGTTAAAAAGAATGAGGCGTCCGGTTGCCATGTGGTTGCTCGCCCTCGGACTCCTGCTCCTTCCCGGCATAATCAGAGCGGAAGAACAGACAGGCGTCTCCAGCCCGCCGCGAATCGAGGCATTGCAGCCGGGAGAAATACTGACCTACGATATCAGCTGGTCCAAGATCGTAACGGCAGGTACCGCGGTCATGGAGATCAAAGAGAAAACACTGCTGGATGGGAAACAGGCGCTCAGTTTCATCGCGACGACACACTCGGCGGGTCTGGTGGACAAGTTCTACCCGGTGAACGACAAACTGGAGAGCGTCTTTGACCCGGTGGTCATGCAAAGCATCACGTTCAGCCTCAACGAAAGCCACGGCAAGAAAAAGAGACGCCGTGAACTTGTCTTCGACCAGGCGCATAAAACAGTTCTCAGCACCGTGAACGACAACCCGCCGGAGACGCTCACGATCGAGGCCCAGACACAGGACGCCTTGTCGTCGCTCTACTATCTCCGGACCCGCGATGACTTCATCGTCGGCAAGGCAATCATCATACAAGTTCATGACAGCGGCAAGAACTGGGCTGTTGAGGTCCAGACCCTGGGCAGGGAGAAGGTGAAGACGCCGGCCGGGGAGTTCGCCACGATCAAGGTCAGGACCTTTCCCAAGTACGAGGGCGTTTTCATGAACAAGGGAGAAATCTTTATCTGGCTCACCGACGACAAACGGAAGACCCCGGTCCTGATGAAGAGCACGATCGCCATCGGGTCCATCGTGTCCACCCTGACGAAGAGGGAACCGGGTAAGGACGCAAAATGA
- a CDS encoding response regulator: MPNDKILIVDDEGADCRLLTQWLGPLGYAIELASNGEEAVQKSRNSRPDMIIIDSMMPVRDNHKARRILKAAPETKDIPIIRVLCRQDRKSDGHADGSYRDENRCKSAA, from the coding sequence GTGCCGAATGATAAAATATTGATCGTAGACGATGAGGGCGCCGATTGCAGGCTGCTCACCCAGTGGCTCGGTCCGTTGGGCTATGCTATTGAACTTGCCTCAAACGGGGAAGAGGCTGTGCAGAAGTCCAGGAACAGCAGACCTGACATGATAATCATTGACAGCATGATGCCGGTCAGGGACAACCACAAGGCCCGCAGGATCTTAAAGGCGGCCCCGGAGACAAAGGATATACCGATAATCAGGGTGTTATGCCGGCAAGATCGCAAGAGCGATGGACATGCCGATGGATCGTATCGGGACGAGAATCGTTGCAAGTCCGCGGCATAA
- a CDS encoding alpha/beta hydrolase, with product MNTITTKDGTQIYYKDWGSGQPVVFSHGWPLSADAWEDQMVFLAARGYRCIAHDRRGHGRSGQPWNGNDMDTYAADLAALVEKLDLKKAIHVGHSTGGGEVARYIGRHGTKRVAKAVLIGSVTPLMLKTAANPGGLPIDGFDKIRAGVLADRSQFFKDLTMPFYGANRPNAKVSQGLRDAFWLQGMQAGFKAVIDCIKAFSETDFTEDLGKFDVPTLIMHGDDDQIVPIAASAMLSSKLVKGSTLKVYPGLPHGMCSTHKDRINVDLLAFIKA from the coding sequence ATGAACACGATCACGACAAAAGACGGTACACAGATCTATTACAAGGACTGGGGCAGCGGACAGCCAGTGGTCTTCAGCCATGGCTGGCCCCTGAGCGCGGACGCCTGGGAAGACCAGATGGTGTTTCTGGCCGCCCGCGGATACCGCTGCATCGCCCATGACCGGCGCGGCCATGGCCGGTCAGGACAGCCCTGGAACGGCAACGACATGGACACCTACGCCGCCGACCTCGCGGCGCTCGTGGAAAAGCTCGACCTGAAGAAGGCGATCCATGTCGGGCACTCCACGGGCGGCGGCGAAGTGGCCCGCTATATCGGCCGCCACGGAACCAAACGAGTGGCCAAAGCCGTGCTGATCGGCTCGGTGACGCCGCTGATGCTGAAGACGGCCGCCAATCCCGGGGGCTTGCCGATCGACGGGTTCGACAAGATCCGCGCAGGCGTGCTTGCCGACCGCTCGCAATTCTTCAAGGACCTCACCATGCCGTTCTACGGCGCCAACAGGCCGAACGCCAAGGTCTCGCAAGGGCTGCGGGATGCGTTCTGGCTGCAGGGGATGCAGGCCGGATTCAAAGCCGTCATCGATTGCATCAAGGCCTTTTCCGAGACGGACTTCACGGAAGACCTCGGGAAGTTCGACGTCCCGACACTCATCATGCACGGCGACGACGACCAGATCGTCCCGATCGCCGCCTCGGCCATGCTCTCGTCCAAGCTCGTGAAAGGCTCCACGCTGAAAGTTTATCCGGGTTTGCCGCACGGCATGTGTTCCACTCATAAGGACCGGATCAACGTTGATCTGCTCGCATTCATCAAGGCCTGA
- a CDS encoding response regulator, producing MKKKALVVDDNVNSLMLETDLLEDAGFKIFEAQNAADGMAIARREKPDIIIMDVRLPDMRGTEAAMILRQDKETRDIPIVFVTASVMAEGLKELEHIMNSGFIGKPINTRTFAKEVSRFLK from the coding sequence ATGAAGAAGAAAGCATTAGTTGTCGATGATAATGTAAACAGTCTGATGCTGGAAACAGACCTTTTGGAGGACGCCGGTTTCAAAATATTTGAAGCTCAAAATGCCGCCGATGGAATGGCCATTGCCAGGAGAGAAAAGCCGGACATTATCATTATGGATGTGCGGCTTCCCGATATGCGCGGTACCGAAGCCGCCATGATATTGCGTCAAGACAAGGAGACACGAGATATTCCCATTGTTTTTGTGACTGCTTCGGTCATGGCAGAGGGCCTGAAGGAGTTAGAACACATAATGAACAGCGGATTCATAGGCAAGCCGATCAATACGCGCACCTTTGCGAAGGAAGTCAGTCGATTTTTGAAGTGA
- a CDS encoding sigma-70 family RNA polymerase sigma factor translates to MSEITATAYSEEQDQFTDIWDEGAARDPDEPRPVDGLKQTGRSRPGQSREDLSSSDPDAIKIYLKEIRKTPLLSFAEEQALAKRIEKGDAGAREHMIEANLRLVVSIGKRYINRGLPFSDVIEEGNIGLIRAVEKFEYKRGFRFSTYATWWIRQAIDRAIANQVRIIRLPVHVAELAHVYVRTVRTLTRQLHREPSSEEAAKKMRITVPRLRAVSQVIRETWSLDMLINADGEETLQDVLRDESIPDPSTTIDDHLRQERINTWISGLAATERSIIEFRYGLNKRNPQTLDSIGRQLGITRERVRQIESQAILKLRNLVRSGKIELSDVL, encoded by the coding sequence ATGAGCGAGATAACAGCAACGGCATACTCGGAAGAGCAGGACCAGTTCACCGACATCTGGGACGAAGGCGCTGCGAGGGACCCCGATGAACCGCGGCCGGTCGATGGCTTGAAGCAAACCGGTCGTTCCCGGCCGGGACAGAGCCGTGAGGACCTCTCGTCGTCTGATCCCGACGCGATCAAAATATATTTAAAGGAGATCAGGAAAACCCCGCTGCTCTCTTTTGCCGAGGAACAGGCCCTGGCAAAACGGATCGAAAAGGGCGACGCGGGAGCGCGCGAACACATGATCGAGGCAAACCTGCGGCTCGTGGTGTCCATCGGCAAGCGGTACATCAACAGGGGACTGCCCTTTTCCGACGTCATCGAAGAGGGAAATATCGGGTTGATCCGGGCCGTTGAAAAATTCGAGTATAAACGAGGGTTCCGGTTCAGCACCTACGCTACGTGGTGGATCAGGCAGGCCATTGATCGGGCCATCGCGAACCAGGTCCGCATCATCCGTCTGCCGGTGCATGTCGCGGAGCTAGCCCATGTGTATGTCCGAACCGTGCGAACGCTGACCCGGCAGCTGCATCGCGAGCCCTCTTCCGAGGAAGCCGCAAAAAAAATGCGCATCACCGTCCCGCGGTTACGGGCGGTCTCACAGGTGATCCGCGAGACCTGGTCACTCGACATGCTGATCAACGCCGACGGGGAGGAAACGCTCCAGGATGTGCTGCGCGACGAGAGCATACCGGACCCGTCAACAACGATCGACGATCACCTCCGGCAGGAGCGTATCAACACCTGGATCTCCGGACTCGCGGCAACGGAACGCAGTATCATCGAATTCCGATATGGCCTGAATAAGCGGAATCCCCAGACCCTGGACAGCATCGGTCGTCAGTTGGGGATCACCCGTGAGCGGGTGAGGCAGATCGAGAGCCAGGCCATCCTCAAGCTGCGGAACCTGGTGAGGAGCGGGAAAATAGAATTGAGCGATGTGCTGTAA
- a CDS encoding type 1 glutamine amidotransferase: MKALIISADNFEDSELLVPYYRLKEAGVDVAMVSLYRGAIKGKHGYEVAVDKTLDEVNPDDYGILILPGGAAPALVRKAPEALEIARSFFARSKPVAAICHGPQILISAGLLQGRRATCYKSVADELKKAGALYEDREVVVDANLITSREPGDLPAFMREVMKQIRL; this comes from the coding sequence ATGAAGGCCTTGATTATAAGCGCGGACAATTTTGAGGACTCTGAGCTGCTGGTCCCCTACTACCGGCTGAAGGAGGCGGGAGTCGACGTGGCAATGGTCTCCCTGTACCGCGGGGCCATCAAGGGCAAGCACGGCTACGAAGTGGCCGTGGACAAGACCCTTGACGAGGTCAATCCTGACGACTATGGAATCCTGATCCTGCCCGGGGGGGCGGCGCCGGCGTTGGTGAGAAAAGCGCCGGAGGCGCTGGAGATCGCCCGGAGCTTTTTTGCCCGCAGCAAACCGGTCGCCGCCATCTGCCATGGGCCGCAGATCCTGATCAGCGCCGGTCTTCTGCAGGGGCGACGCGCCACCTGCTACAAATCGGTGGCTGATGAACTGAAAAAAGCCGGGGCGCTCTATGAGGACCGGGAGGTGGTTGTTGACGCCAATCTGATCACGTCCCGGGAGCCGGGAGATCTCCCTGCGTTCATGCGCGAGGTCATGAAACAGATCCGGCTTTAG
- a CDS encoding paraquat-inducible protein A has translation MKMLKLFLSLMVIIALVFVCRQIIANAISNQENKNDYAELNHVKYGMFSVNEWKRQITVILAEEIEKLYLSRTNERMIRKHVEVQLNALIDNVDRKIREENANTVGGWISQSFINIFISLEDIKKGIPEYADALIREMKKSKTRGQIKAMLNAQLKQYLNQTFDTRDTAHLNSILLRTDSKDIASARIKLDKTISVENGLILKEAILMIVLSVILFALSGFSRQPLAPSQYILLVLSLIMLLIAGVTTPMIDMEAKITEMSFVLMGHPVHFENQVLYFQSKSILDVFWIMITHKDIQMKLVGVLLITFSIVFPLLKILSSLGYYYNYHRAKENPVVRFFVLKSGKWSMADVMVIAIFMAYIGFNGIITSQFGQLSKVSQELVILTTNGTSLQPGYFLFLTYTLLALILSGFLTRKSQASEVKNP, from the coding sequence ATGAAAATGCTCAAATTGTTCTTGTCTTTAATGGTCATCATTGCATTGGTTTTTGTATGCCGGCAAATTATTGCAAATGCGATCTCCAACCAGGAGAACAAAAACGATTATGCCGAACTTAACCACGTCAAATACGGCATGTTCAGTGTTAACGAATGGAAACGACAAATTACCGTAATTCTTGCCGAGGAGATCGAAAAGTTGTATTTGTCGCGAACGAATGAGCGGATGATCAGAAAACATGTCGAAGTTCAGTTGAATGCGCTTATTGATAACGTCGACCGGAAAATCAGGGAAGAGAACGCAAACACAGTGGGGGGGTGGATCTCACAATCCTTTATAAATATTTTTATCAGTCTGGAAGATATTAAAAAAGGGATCCCTGAATATGCGGATGCCCTTATTCGAGAGATGAAGAAATCGAAAACAAGGGGTCAGATTAAGGCCATGTTGAACGCACAGCTTAAACAATATTTGAACCAAACCTTTGATACACGGGATACCGCTCACCTGAACAGCATCCTTCTCAGGACTGATTCCAAGGATATCGCAAGTGCGAGGATCAAGCTCGATAAGACAATTTCGGTTGAGAATGGCCTGATCTTGAAGGAGGCCATCCTGATGATCGTTCTGTCGGTCATCCTTTTCGCTTTGTCCGGTTTCAGCAGGCAACCCCTGGCCCCCTCCCAATATATACTCCTCGTTCTGTCCCTTATCATGCTGCTGATAGCCGGCGTAACCACGCCCATGATCGATATGGAAGCAAAGATCACAGAGATGAGTTTTGTTTTGATGGGGCACCCCGTCCATTTTGAGAACCAGGTGTTGTATTTCCAAAGCAAAAGCATTCTGGATGTATTTTGGATCATGATCACGCATAAAGACATTCAGATGAAATTAGTCGGGGTCTTGCTGATCACCTTCAGCATTGTCTTCCCCCTGTTAAAAATACTATCATCACTGGGATATTACTACAATTATCACCGTGCAAAGGAGAACCCGGTGGTCAGGTTTTTTGTCTTAAAATCCGGGAAATGGTCCATGGCCGATGTCATGGTGATCGCAATATTTATGGCCTATATCGGATTTAACGGGATCATTACCAGCCAGTTCGGCCAATTAAGCAAAGTAAGCCAGGAACTGGTGATCTTAACGACGAATGGCACTTCCCTTCAGCCGGGATACTTTCTGTTCCTGACCTACACCCTGTTGGCGTTAATTTTGTCAGGATTCCTGACCAGAAAATCTCAGGCATCCGAGGTCAAAAATCCGTAG